The window GCAGTTCTTGGTCACAGCGGGAAAGTTAGCTACAAAAAGGGAGTCCCCACAGAAACagcatttcagtttttattacattttaggAAACAATTAAGTTAAATATACTTGCAGTAGTGGTGAGCCCTGCTCTTTAAACAGTAGTGTTCCCCGTCAGCATCATGCAGATGTCTGTCCTCTGTGAGTCCCCTGATGCTTTATAAAGCTTGTGTGCCAACTGAAAGATTTTCCACATTTGTCACATTTATAGGGTCTCTCTCCAGTATGAATGACCTCATGTCGGTGAAGATTTGTCTTGAAACTAAACGTTTTCCCACATTCTCGACACTGAAAGAATTTCTTCTTGGTGTGGGTTCTCTGATGCTGAATGAGATCTATGTTCCGACCAAAGGACAGCCCACAGTCACACTTGTGGCCGCTCTGTTTAGTGTGGATCTGCTGGTGGCTCACAAGGGTTGAATGCcgactgaaggcttttccacatttgAGGCATTTATGGGGTTTTTCTCCACTGTGGGTGAACTGATGTCGAATCAGGGTTGAATTCTGACTAAACGTCTTCTCACATTCACTACATTTATAAGGTTTTTCTTTGGTGTGAGTCCTCCTATGTTCAACAAGGTAGGAGAACTGCCGGAAGAACTTTCCACAGTCATGACACTGATACGGGTTTTTCTGTGGGTGACACTGTTTATGGGCATTAAGAACCGAATTCTGTTTGAAAGCTTGTCCACATACGTTACACTCAAAGCGATTCTCTGAAGTGTGACTTCTTCGATGGCGGATAAAATCTGCCTTACGCCTCATGACTCTTCTGCACTCACTGCATTTGTAAAATTTTGTAAGAATTGGCTTATGCCTCTCAGGCAGGGGTCTCTGATGGAAAGGTTTTCTGTACTCATCATACCTGCCCCACGTCTCCCTTGTTTGAGGATTCTGATTCTGAGGCAGGTTGTGGTTTGGAAGGAAGCCCTTGTTACAGTCATCACCACCAGCAGGGAACGCGAGCCTGGAGTTGTCCACAGATTCCTGACATGTGTTTAACTTTTCTGAAGATTTCGTGGCCCTTTTCTGTTTCACCACTGATAGCTTGTATGACTCCATTTCTTCAGAAATTTTTTGCTCTGGAGTTAGCTTTTTCATCTTGCATCTGGCTTCAGAACCTGGccgaataaaaagaaaatagataaatgaccCATGCtctatggaaggaaaaaaaaagaagccaatcAAATGAAAGATATAAGACAATCAAATGAAACTAAGATGTGCTCACTTTATTACATCATTAATCTAAAGAGACCAAAATGGTGAATGTAGTAGTACTCTTTGTGTCACAACAGAAAGAGCTTTTGGTATCAACTAATCGAACAAAGAATGCACAAGAGTGTGTGCCAGGGAATGTGAGAACAGAAGATCCATTCCAGTATCAGAAAAACAACTCACTCTCAGGTTGTGCCCTGCTGATATTCATCAGTAGTGTCACATAAACGTAGGCGAGGAAGCATCTTATATCTTCTGGATAAGTATTTTTTAACAATTCTGGGTGAAAAAGTTccttaaaaaatggagaaagtaTAGGACAGAAGAGAAGAATGGGCTAGAACCAAAGAAGTAGGTACAAAAGCTAATTGAATAGAGCAGTGCCTCTCAACCGGGGGTGGTTTTGCCCTCCAAGGGGACATCTGGCAaagtctggaaacatttttgattaTTACAAGTGGCAGGGGAGGTGTGCTTCTGGCATCTGGTGGGTGGAGGTCagtgatgctgctaaacatccttcaATGCGTAGGACAGTCCCCCACAAAAGGAGTAGAGGGATGTAaaaaggggaggcggggcaaggaGGACATGATCCgtaggaaaaaaataggaataccGAGGGAACGTGGAAACCAAAATGAAGGTAAGGGAAGAAGAGACAGCACTTAGAAGGATAAGTAATGAGAGTAAAGGAGTTCCTGGGGTGGCCTGAGAGCTGTCACTCAGAGAACACCAGACCAGCTACTTCAGAGAAGCAGTTTATTGCCGGAGGATGAGCTTTGGAGACTTGAAATCAACTCCCAACTCTGTCAGCCTACTAACTGTGTGCCAGCTATCTTACCCTTCTAGTTTCTTCCTCTGGAGAGCGGGGATGATGGTCGTGAGCTTTCCCAGGGCAGCAGGATGGGTAAGGGATCGAGTATGTGCCCCACACCTGGCTCGGGGCCTCACGAGCGTGACTTCCCTTCCTCGCCATTTTCCTCTGTCCCTCCTCCTCACCCACCTGGGCAAGCACTACTGGACGCCTTCCTATTCCCAGCTCTCGGCAGATCCAGCATCCATGGCTCTTCCCAGTGCTCCAGCTGAGAGATGACCTCGGGTTTGGGAAACCTAAATCCTACTCGTGGGGAAGTAAATGGGATGTGGCAGTTAGTGAGTCGCAGAGAGATGTCCCAGAGCTCAGTCTAAACCCCTTCGGTGACAGTGACAAGCAGAGAGACACGACAGTGTCCAGAAGGGCTGGTGAGACTGGAAATAGGCACCATGCACATAGGGCAACCTGT of the Choloepus didactylus isolate mChoDid1 chromosome 21, mChoDid1.pri, whole genome shotgun sequence genome contains:
- the ZNF789 gene encoding zinc finger protein 789 isoform X1, coding for MEAVLLTAGWKELLSFEDVALYFTRDEWEDLDWAQQDLYRDVMLENYRNLILSGFRFPKPEVISQLEHWEEPWMLDLPRAGNRKASSSACPGSEARCKMKKLTPEQKISEEMESYKLSVVKQKRATKSSEKLNTCQESVDNSRLAFPAGGDDCNKGFLPNHNLPQNQNPQTRETWGRYDEYRKPFHQRPLPERHKPILTKFYKCSECRRVMRRKADFIRHRRSHTSENRFECNVCGQAFKQNSVLNAHKQCHPQKNPYQCHDCGKFFRQFSYLVEHRRTHTKEKPYKCSECEKTFSQNSTLIRHQFTHSGEKPHKCLKCGKAFSRHSTLVSHQQIHTKQSGHKCDCGLSFGRNIDLIQHQRTHTKKKFFQCRECGKTFSFKTNLHRHEVIHTGERPYKCDKCGKSFSWHTSFIKHQGTHRGQTSA
- the ZNF789 gene encoding zinc finger protein 789 isoform X2, with translation MEAVLLTAGWKELLSFEDVALYFTRDEWEDLDWAQQDLYRDVMLENYRNLILSGSEARCKMKKLTPEQKISEEMESYKLSVVKQKRATKSSEKLNTCQESVDNSRLAFPAGGDDCNKGFLPNHNLPQNQNPQTRETWGRYDEYRKPFHQRPLPERHKPILTKFYKCSECRRVMRRKADFIRHRRSHTSENRFECNVCGQAFKQNSVLNAHKQCHPQKNPYQCHDCGKFFRQFSYLVEHRRTHTKEKPYKCSECEKTFSQNSTLIRHQFTHSGEKPHKCLKCGKAFSRHSTLVSHQQIHTKQSGHKCDCGLSFGRNIDLIQHQRTHTKKKFFQCRECGKTFSFKTNLHRHEVIHTGERPYKCDKCGKSFSWHTSFIKHQGTHRGQTSA